From the Acidicapsa ligni genome, one window contains:
- a CDS encoding DUF192 domain-containing protein produces MRTVQVWNTTTGGMLAASVKIAETTWSRMRGLLGRNSLGNGEGLWIWPSSGVHTIGMSFAIDVIGLDRNKQVIKLWSHLVPGRITSVSWKLRSVIELPAGIIAESGIKIGDALHMDQAPHD; encoded by the coding sequence ATGCGCACCGTACAGGTATGGAACACCACAACCGGCGGCATGCTTGCGGCCTCAGTAAAAATTGCTGAGACCACATGGAGCCGCATGCGTGGGCTACTCGGCAGAAACAGTCTCGGCAATGGAGAGGGCCTATGGATCTGGCCATCCTCCGGCGTCCACACCATAGGCATGTCTTTCGCCATCGATGTCATCGGCCTCGATCGCAACAAGCAAGTGATCAAGTTATGGAGTCACCTCGTCCCCGGCCGCATAACTTCCGTAAGTTGGAAGCTACGCAGCGTAATCGAACTCCCCGCAGGCATCATCGCGGAAAGCGGCATCAAGATTGGCGATGCCCTTCACATGGATCAGGCTCCTCATGATTAA
- a CDS encoding pilus assembly protein TadG-related protein, which translates to MINSNDSRHKKMNILRRLSDERGQTLVVGALCMTVILCSIGFAIDIGHVRYVKRTLQTAADAAAIAAAAEIRVCGTTPDCGAMTTAAEKALGENNYTVTTVALNNCSPAPGSALTLTINSPACSVSTDPNKGLKNYAEAIVSDPVPTYFAKIFGVSTIPVTARAEAGRGLGGPCIYALDPTAPGAITLAVGLGFRSNCGIVDESNSNAAATCLLTLGTVSIPQFYVVGHTGSGLLDGLLCGVAPPARVGMPVPSPADPLAYLPSPTPPTPGQGCGSGAPNFLGGGGTWNGSSSPITILIGGLGTSPFVFNPGIYCGAITEALGLGATLHFYPGTYEGGINIVAGVGTTVIFEPGTYILEQGPGPLGASGGLNITISALSSITGNGVTFYNAGNVTNPGNSIGSISITAPATLGLSSFNLSAPASGEYGGILFFQGHGVNATGTVVASLLQGSSMNGAFYLPNAQFTYAVGAIANNYNIIVADTINFGVAQVLTTVGNNYATLQSGSPLNGNDVTLVQ; encoded by the coding sequence ATGATTAACAGCAATGACTCGCGCCATAAAAAGATGAATATCCTTCGCCGCCTCTCCGACGAACGAGGGCAGACTCTGGTCGTTGGCGCTCTATGTATGACTGTGATCCTCTGCTCTATCGGCTTTGCCATCGACATCGGGCATGTCCGCTATGTAAAGCGCACCCTGCAAACTGCCGCCGATGCAGCAGCAATAGCTGCCGCCGCAGAGATTCGTGTCTGTGGCACCACTCCAGACTGCGGAGCGATGACGACAGCCGCAGAAAAGGCTCTGGGCGAGAACAACTACACAGTGACTACGGTCGCTCTCAACAACTGCTCACCTGCCCCCGGTTCCGCTCTTACATTAACCATCAACAGTCCCGCCTGTTCCGTTTCGACCGATCCCAACAAAGGGCTTAAAAACTACGCGGAAGCGATCGTCTCCGATCCTGTGCCGACGTATTTCGCGAAGATATTCGGCGTGAGTACCATTCCTGTAACAGCGCGCGCCGAGGCAGGTCGCGGACTCGGTGGCCCCTGCATCTACGCATTGGATCCAACTGCACCTGGGGCGATTACTCTCGCCGTTGGTCTGGGCTTTCGCTCTAACTGCGGCATCGTAGATGAATCCAACAGCAATGCGGCAGCCACATGCCTTCTGACGCTAGGCACAGTATCGATACCTCAGTTTTACGTAGTCGGTCATACAGGCTCTGGGCTCCTGGATGGGTTGCTGTGCGGTGTAGCGCCGCCCGCGAGAGTAGGTATGCCCGTACCTAGTCCAGCCGATCCATTGGCATATTTACCCTCACCCACCCCGCCAACTCCAGGCCAGGGCTGCGGAAGTGGCGCTCCAAACTTTCTCGGTGGTGGTGGTACCTGGAACGGTTCATCGAGCCCCATTACGATCCTCATCGGCGGTCTCGGTACATCGCCATTTGTCTTTAATCCTGGAATATATTGCGGTGCAATTACAGAGGCCCTTGGTCTTGGAGCGACACTTCATTTTTATCCGGGGACGTATGAAGGTGGAATCAACATCGTCGCTGGAGTCGGCACAACCGTGATATTTGAGCCGGGTACTTACATCCTCGAACAGGGGCCAGGTCCCTTGGGAGCATCCGGCGGTCTGAATATTACGATCTCTGCATTGTCATCGATCACAGGAAATGGCGTTACTTTTTATAACGCAGGCAATGTAACCAATCCCGGTAACTCAATCGGAAGCATCAGTATCACCGCGCCTGCGACTTTGGGGTTATCCAGCTTTAATCTATCGGCGCCTGCCAGCGGAGAATATGGTGGAATACTTTTCTTTCAGGGGCATGGTGTTAACGCCACAGGTACAGTGGTAGCCAGCCTGTTACAAGGCAGCAGCATGAACGGGGCCTTTTACCTGCCCAATGCGCAATTTACGTATGCTGTAGGCGCGATTGCGAATAACTACAACATTATTGTGGCAGACACAATAAACTTCGGCGTAGCCCAGGTACTAACAACCGTCGGCAATAACTATGCCACACTCCAAAGTGGATCGCCTTTAAATGGGAACGACGTAACCCTTGTTCAATGA
- a CDS encoding TadE/TadG family type IV pilus assembly protein, with protein sequence MSYMCGSLSKLLRRRDGSSLIETAFLMPMLLLILAGAVDFGRAYYLSNEISSAAHAGAVYGTVYLPDDAGVQTAAQLDAPDIAGLTVTATHGCECFDGSSVIVNCATPPSVSTCSGNNYVNYVQVTTSTTYTPLFPYPGIPSSFTLQGNAYLRSGGD encoded by the coding sequence ATGAGTTATATGTGTGGCTCGCTCTCAAAGCTACTCCGCAGGCGAGATGGCTCAAGCCTCATTGAAACAGCATTTCTAATGCCGATGTTACTTCTGATTCTTGCAGGGGCGGTGGACTTTGGCCGAGCCTATTATCTGTCCAACGAGATATCCTCAGCCGCTCATGCTGGCGCCGTTTACGGAACAGTCTATCTCCCCGATGACGCAGGAGTGCAAACCGCCGCACAACTCGACGCACCCGATATCGCTGGATTAACAGTGACAGCCACGCATGGATGCGAGTGCTTCGACGGAAGCTCCGTTATAGTGAACTGCGCCACCCCGCCCTCGGTTTCGACCTGTAGCGGCAATAACTATGTCAACTATGTGCAGGTAACAACATCGACAACCTACACGCCACTTTTCCCCTATCCCGGAATACCCAGCTCCTTTACTCTCCAGGGGAACGCATATCTACGATCAGGAGGCGATTAG
- a CDS encoding TadE/TadG family type IV pilus assembly protein has protein sequence MKYPASSIQQKSTWDHKSHARSIRKDERGSSLLEFTLTISIVLVTVFSIMGFSLLLYADHFVASAANDAVRYAIVRGSTWDAASIATGGKAVPCATPTTASCTATVANIQSFVVSIIPPGITAGNVIATPAWTGASPTGAACDTFNSGSSTDGSNNPGCTVTVTVNYSFSSIFVFLPLIPKTFSLSYKASAAIVM, from the coding sequence GTGAAATATCCAGCCTCAAGTATTCAACAGAAATCCACATGGGATCACAAATCCCACGCCCGATCCATCCGAAAAGATGAAAGAGGCAGCAGTCTTCTCGAATTCACCCTTACCATCAGCATCGTACTCGTGACTGTCTTCAGCATCATGGGCTTTTCTCTTCTGCTTTACGCCGATCATTTTGTGGCCAGCGCTGCAAACGATGCCGTTCGATACGCCATCGTGCGCGGCTCCACCTGGGACGCAGCGAGCATCGCCACCGGAGGAAAAGCAGTCCCATGCGCGACTCCCACCACGGCGAGTTGCACCGCTACAGTCGCCAACATACAGAGTTTCGTAGTCAGCATTATTCCTCCAGGTATCACTGCGGGCAATGTAATTGCGACGCCTGCCTGGACTGGAGCGAGTCCCACGGGAGCAGCCTGCGACACGTTTAACTCCGGCAGCAGCACAGATGGCAGCAACAATCCAGGCTGCACCGTAACGGTGACAGTGAATTATTCCTTTAGTTCTATTTTCGTGTTTCTCCCGCTCATACCGAAAACATTTAGCCTGTCCTACAAAGCCTCAGCCGCCATCGTGATGTAA